A window of Streptomyces armeniacus contains these coding sequences:
- the purF gene encoding amidophosphoribosyltransferase: MPRGDGLLNHDLLPGEKGPQDACGVFGVWAPGEAVAKLTYFGLYALQHRGQESAGIAVSNGSQILVFKDMGLVSQVFDETSLGSLRGHIAVGHARYSTTGASVWENAQPTFRATAHGSIALGHNGNLVNTVELTELVAALADRREAADADARARNGDSGRNGHARRAPHLAATNDTDLITALLAGQTDDDGKPLGVEQAAPLVLPEVKGAFSLVFMDEHTLYAARDPQGIRPLVLGRLERGWVVASETAALDICGASFIREIEPGEMVAIDEGGLRSTRFAEAKPKGCVFEYVYLARPDTDIAGRNVYLSRVEMGRKLAAEAPADADLVIATPESGTPAAIGYAEASGIPYGSGLVKNSYVGRTFIQPSQTIRQLGIRLKLNPLKEVIRGKRLVVVDDSIVRGNTQRALVRMLREAGAAEVHVRISSPPIKWPCFFGIDFANRAELIANGLSVEEIGKSLGADSLAYISTDAMIEATTIAKPNLCRACFDGEYPMPLPDPELLGKHLLEPEAAEGAQSDVDGVPTLAAGPGGADALRRP; the protein is encoded by the coding sequence GTGCCACGTGGTGATGGACTACTCAACCACGACCTGCTCCCCGGTGAGAAAGGTCCCCAGGACGCCTGCGGCGTCTTCGGTGTCTGGGCTCCGGGGGAAGCGGTCGCGAAGCTCACCTATTTCGGTCTGTACGCGTTGCAGCACCGCGGCCAGGAGTCCGCGGGCATCGCGGTGAGCAACGGCTCACAGATCCTCGTCTTCAAGGACATGGGCCTGGTCTCACAGGTCTTCGACGAAACCTCCCTCGGCTCCCTGCGCGGCCACATCGCCGTCGGGCACGCCCGCTACTCGACGACCGGCGCCTCCGTATGGGAGAACGCCCAGCCCACCTTCCGCGCGACGGCCCACGGCTCGATCGCCCTCGGGCACAACGGCAACCTGGTCAACACCGTCGAGCTGACCGAGCTCGTCGCCGCCCTCGCCGACCGCCGCGAGGCGGCGGACGCCGACGCCCGCGCCCGTAACGGCGACAGCGGCCGCAACGGCCACGCCCGCCGTGCCCCCCACCTGGCTGCCACCAACGACACCGACCTCATCACCGCCCTGCTCGCAGGCCAGACAGACGACGACGGCAAGCCGCTCGGCGTCGAGCAGGCGGCGCCCCTCGTGCTGCCCGAGGTCAAGGGCGCGTTCTCGCTCGTGTTCATGGATGAGCACACGCTGTACGCCGCCCGCGACCCGCAGGGCATCCGCCCGCTGGTGCTCGGCCGGCTGGAGCGCGGCTGGGTGGTCGCGTCCGAGACGGCCGCGCTGGACATCTGCGGCGCCTCGTTCATCCGGGAGATAGAGCCGGGCGAAATGGTCGCGATCGACGAGGGCGGGCTCCGTTCCACCCGCTTCGCGGAGGCAAAGCCGAAGGGCTGTGTCTTCGAGTACGTGTACCTCGCGCGCCCCGATACGGACATCGCCGGCCGCAACGTCTACCTCTCCCGCGTCGAGATGGGCCGCAAGCTCGCCGCCGAGGCCCCGGCCGACGCCGACCTGGTGATAGCGACGCCGGAGTCCGGCACTCCGGCAGCCATCGGATACGCGGAGGCCAGCGGCATCCCGTACGGCAGCGGGCTGGTGAAGAACTCGTACGTGGGCCGCACGTTCATCCAGCCCTCGCAGACGATCCGGCAGCTCGGCATCCGGCTCAAGCTCAATCCGCTCAAGGAAGTCATCCGCGGCAAGCGCCTGGTGGTCGTCGACGACTCCATCGTGCGCGGCAACACCCAACGCGCTCTCGTCCGCATGCTGCGCGAGGCTGGCGCCGCCGAGGTGCACGTGCGGATCAGTTCGCCGCCGATCAAGTGGCCGTGCTTCTTCGGCATCGACTTCGCGAACCGCGCCGAGCTGATCGCCAACGGCCTGTCGGTCGAGGAGATCGGCAAGTCGCTGGGCGCCGACTCCCTCGCGTACATCTCCACCGACGCCATGATCGAGGCGACCACCATCGCCAAGCCGAACCTGTGCCGCGCCTGCTTCGACGGCGAGTACCCGATGCCGCTGCCCGACCCCGAACTGCTGGGCAAGCACCTGCTGGAGCCGGAGGCGGCGGAGGGCGCGCAGTCCGACGTGGACGGGGTGCCGACGCTGGCCGCGGGCCCGGGCGGTGCGGACGCGCTGAGGCGCCCCTAG
- a CDS encoding maleylpyruvate isomerase family mycothiol-dependent enzyme, with translation MPPANRNKSRTYDPVRVRKALTAQVESVAAAAHELTDGQRKLPSGLPGWDVHQLLVHIALQIDAVPRLLAMPEPAAAAPQVDLSTWARSTVDWAAVLDEDTRTEAAAAADPAARIDDAVEQLEPVLEAAVRPDLLLPHRFGAMRALDFTVTRLVELVVHTDDLSRAVETPVTLDRQALAATVRVLADALAAKAPGHTVEVRIPPYAVTQCIEGPRHTRGTPPHVVETDPLTWLRLATGRTGWDAALAAGRVSAGGTRADLSPHLPILG, from the coding sequence ATGCCGCCCGCGAACCGCAACAAATCCCGCACCTATGACCCCGTACGGGTCCGGAAGGCCCTCACCGCCCAGGTCGAGTCCGTCGCCGCGGCCGCGCACGAGCTCACCGACGGGCAGCGCAAGCTGCCGTCCGGGCTGCCCGGCTGGGACGTGCACCAGCTGCTCGTCCACATCGCCCTCCAGATCGACGCCGTGCCCCGGCTCCTCGCCATGCCCGAACCGGCCGCCGCGGCACCCCAGGTCGACCTCTCCACCTGGGCGCGTTCCACCGTGGACTGGGCCGCCGTCCTCGACGAGGACACCCGTACGGAGGCGGCCGCGGCCGCGGACCCGGCGGCCCGCATCGACGACGCCGTCGAGCAGCTGGAACCGGTCCTGGAGGCTGCCGTACGCCCCGACCTGCTGCTGCCGCACCGCTTCGGCGCGATGCGCGCGCTGGACTTCACGGTCACGCGGCTCGTCGAACTGGTCGTCCACACCGACGACCTGTCCCGCGCCGTCGAGACGCCGGTCACCCTGGACCGGCAGGCGCTGGCGGCCACCGTACGGGTGCTCGCGGACGCGCTCGCCGCGAAGGCGCCGGGGCACACGGTGGAGGTACGGATCCCGCCGTACGCCGTGACCCAGTGCATCGAAGGGCCGCGGCACACGCGGGGCACGCCGCCGCACGTCGTGGAGACCGATCCGCTGACGTGGCTGCGGCTGGCCACCGGGCGTACGGGGTGGGACGCGGCGCTGGCGGCGGGCAGGGTGTCGGCGGGCGGCACGCGCGCGGACCTGAGCCCGCACCTGCCGATCCTGGGCTGA
- a CDS encoding LacI family DNA-binding transcriptional regulator, with protein MAERPSKGARLKDVAERADVSIKTVSNVVRGQVRVAEPTRQRVLRAIAELDYRPHASARHLRTGRSGVIALAVPELVQPYFAELATAVIGAAAEHGVSVLIEDTGGDPAAELRAACGLSDPLIDGVLLSPRLLDQSALARRERRVPLVLLGERDYEVPADHVLIDNVAAAREATAHLLELGRRRVAAIGFQTNPAHATSQQRARGYHEALHAAGVPYDPELTPAVPDFQRMDGAAAMRGLLALPEPPDAVFCFSDLLASGALRAAYDHGLEVPRDLAIVGFDGIEETQFSVPSLSTVAPDKPQLAQLAVKALLARIAGDPDAPHTTQHATHRLVRRESSGAR; from the coding sequence ATGGCCGAGCGGCCGTCGAAAGGGGCGCGGCTCAAGGACGTCGCCGAGCGCGCGGACGTGTCGATCAAGACCGTCTCGAACGTTGTACGCGGCCAGGTGCGCGTCGCCGAGCCCACCCGGCAGCGCGTCCTGCGCGCCATCGCCGAGCTCGACTACCGGCCCCACGCCTCCGCCCGCCACCTGCGTACGGGCCGCAGCGGCGTCATCGCCCTCGCCGTACCCGAGCTGGTCCAGCCGTACTTCGCCGAGCTGGCCACCGCCGTCATCGGCGCCGCCGCCGAACACGGCGTCTCCGTCCTCATCGAGGACACCGGCGGCGACCCCGCCGCCGAACTCCGTGCCGCCTGCGGGCTCTCCGACCCGCTGATCGACGGCGTGCTGCTCTCCCCCCGGCTCCTCGACCAGAGCGCGCTCGCCCGCCGCGAGCGCCGCGTCCCGCTGGTCCTCCTCGGCGAACGCGACTACGAGGTCCCCGCCGACCACGTCCTCATCGACAACGTCGCCGCCGCCCGCGAGGCCACCGCCCACCTGCTGGAACTGGGCCGCCGCCGCGTCGCGGCCATCGGCTTCCAGACCAACCCGGCGCACGCCACCTCCCAGCAGCGCGCCCGCGGCTACCACGAGGCGCTGCACGCCGCCGGCGTCCCGTACGACCCCGAACTCACCCCCGCGGTGCCTGATTTCCAACGCATGGACGGCGCCGCTGCCATGCGCGGGCTGCTGGCACTGCCCGAACCGCCCGACGCCGTCTTCTGCTTCTCCGACCTCCTCGCCTCCGGCGCACTGCGCGCCGCGTACGACCACGGGCTGGAGGTGCCGCGCGACCTGGCCATCGTCGGCTTCGACGGCATCGAGGAGACGCAGTTCTCCGTCCCCTCGCTCAGCACGGTCGCGCCGGACAAGCCGCAGCTCGCGCAGCTCGCCGTCAAGGCGCTGCTCGCGCGCATCGCGGGCGACCCGGATGCGCCGCACACGACGCAGCACGCGACGCACCGGCTCGTACGGCGGGAGAGCAGCGGGGCGCGGTAG
- a CDS encoding extracellular solute-binding protein encodes MRDRPPLPGTPLGGPPPAGSRTAPTRRALLRAAGALGATAAAGGALSGCGTAIGQGFTGDSGPASLLNFWNPFTGGDGARMVEMERDYRKRHPDVDLKATTFVWGDPYYTKLTLATLGDRPPQVAITHLSKIPTLAGAGLLREIGDDELAAHGMGADRFDQRAWRKAHYDGALRAIPLDTHPFVLYVRTDIAKKAGLTGSGGELADVDGPEQFLDALRAAKEVTGAWGCSIASTKDPSTCFRLFWSLYRQLGGRLLADEGAKVVIDMEAAGEAFAYIRRLTQEKLVPTGVDSPGAITLLTSGQAGFLMDGVWQILAVQDSKVAFDMLPFPRIFRDAPYACHADSHGLVLPKAPSPDAQRADRSLEFIRSLLDASDAWAGGGHIPAWLPTQESEAYRKLEPQAHYAAASDGAAYDPGAWYSGAGSSLHNRLGDVCASVLGGRTTPTRGAARIREELRELAATPSPL; translated from the coding sequence ATGCGAGACCGTCCGCCCCTGCCGGGGACGCCCCTGGGCGGCCCGCCCCCGGCAGGCTCCCGTACGGCGCCCACCCGGCGCGCCCTGCTGCGCGCCGCCGGTGCCCTCGGCGCGACCGCCGCCGCCGGCGGCGCCCTCAGCGGCTGCGGAACGGCCATCGGACAGGGCTTCACGGGCGACTCCGGACCCGCCTCCCTGCTGAACTTCTGGAACCCGTTCACCGGCGGCGACGGCGCCCGCATGGTCGAGATGGAACGCGACTACCGCAAGCGCCATCCGGACGTCGACCTCAAGGCGACCACCTTCGTCTGGGGCGACCCGTACTACACGAAGCTCACCCTGGCCACGCTCGGCGACCGGCCGCCGCAGGTGGCGATCACCCACCTGTCCAAGATCCCCACCCTCGCCGGCGCCGGCCTCCTCCGCGAGATCGGCGACGACGAACTGGCCGCGCACGGCATGGGCGCCGACCGCTTCGACCAGCGCGCCTGGCGCAAGGCGCACTACGACGGCGCGCTGCGCGCCATCCCGCTGGACACCCACCCGTTCGTGCTCTACGTACGCACCGACATCGCCAAGAAGGCCGGACTGACCGGCTCCGGCGGCGAGTTGGCGGACGTGGACGGGCCGGAGCAGTTCCTGGACGCGCTGCGCGCGGCGAAGGAGGTGACGGGTGCGTGGGGCTGTTCGATCGCGTCCACCAAGGACCCGTCCACCTGCTTTCGGCTGTTCTGGTCGCTCTACCGGCAACTCGGCGGCCGGCTGCTGGCGGACGAGGGCGCCAAGGTCGTCATCGACATGGAAGCGGCCGGGGAGGCGTTCGCGTACATCAGGCGCCTGACGCAGGAGAAGCTCGTGCCGACCGGCGTCGACAGTCCGGGCGCGATCACGCTGCTCACGTCCGGGCAGGCCGGGTTCCTGATGGACGGCGTGTGGCAGATCCTCGCCGTACAGGACTCGAAGGTCGCCTTCGACATGCTGCCGTTCCCGCGGATCTTCCGCGACGCCCCGTACGCCTGCCACGCCGACTCGCACGGACTGGTGCTGCCCAAGGCGCCCTCACCGGACGCGCAACGGGCGGACCGGTCGCTGGAGTTCATCCGCTCGCTGCTGGACGCGAGCGACGCGTGGGCGGGCGGCGGGCACATCCCCGCGTGGCTGCCGACGCAGGAGTCGGAGGCGTACCGCAAGCTCGAGCCGCAGGCGCACTACGCGGCGGCCTCGGACGGGGCGGCGTACGACCCGGGGGCCTGGTACTCGGGCGCGGGCAGCAGCCTGCACAACCGGCTCGGCGACGTGTGCGCGTCGGTGCTGGGCGGCCGTACGACGCCGACGCGGGGGGCCGCTCGAATTCGTGAGGAACTTCGGGAACTGGCGGCCACACCCTCGCCGTTGTAA
- a CDS encoding carbohydrate ABC transporter permease: MATTAPTSTAAPPGPERPGGRGGGGGKGRRAGLPGTRADRWTAPGMLAPFGFFYLVFLIGPLLYLLVAGFFNTSLVKGGLGDWVGLDNYARALSTEEFWASLWHSVWFTVLTTVPLVVLALVLALLTDRFSRGRWFFRLAFFAPFVLPSSVISLMFMWIFADQIGLAQSWAKFFGSDSPPSWLGDPDWAMISIAAATVWWTIGFNFVIYLAALQEIPRDVHEAAALDGAGPWQRIRHIVVPMLGRATTLVTVLQLVASLKVFDQIYMMTGGGPDRATEPALLYVYNTGFTEGRVGYASTVSLVLFVMILLISLVWFALVRRAEKES, from the coding sequence GTGGCCACCACAGCACCCACGAGCACCGCAGCGCCACCCGGGCCGGAACGGCCGGGCGGCCGCGGCGGCGGCGGCGGCAAGGGACGCCGGGCGGGCTTGCCCGGCACCCGCGCCGACCGCTGGACCGCGCCCGGGATGCTCGCACCCTTCGGCTTCTTCTATCTGGTCTTCCTGATCGGGCCGCTGCTCTATCTCCTGGTCGCCGGGTTCTTCAACACCAGCCTGGTGAAGGGCGGTCTGGGCGACTGGGTCGGCCTGGACAACTACGCACGGGCGCTGAGCACCGAGGAGTTCTGGGCGAGCCTGTGGCACAGCGTGTGGTTCACGGTGCTGACGACCGTGCCGCTCGTGGTGCTCGCGCTGGTGCTGGCGCTGCTCACCGACCGCTTCTCGCGCGGGCGCTGGTTCTTCCGGCTCGCGTTCTTCGCGCCCTTCGTGCTGCCCTCGTCCGTGATCTCGCTGATGTTCATGTGGATCTTCGCGGACCAGATAGGGCTCGCGCAGAGCTGGGCGAAGTTCTTCGGGAGCGACTCGCCGCCGTCCTGGCTGGGCGATCCGGACTGGGCGATGATCTCCATCGCGGCCGCCACGGTGTGGTGGACGATCGGCTTCAACTTCGTGATCTATCTCGCGGCGCTCCAGGAGATCCCGCGCGACGTGCACGAGGCCGCCGCGCTGGACGGCGCCGGACCGTGGCAGCGGATACGGCACATCGTGGTGCCCATGCTGGGCCGCGCCACCACGCTGGTGACCGTGCTCCAACTGGTCGCCTCGCTCAAGGTCTTCGACCAGATCTACATGATGACCGGCGGCGGCCCGGACCGCGCCACCGAGCCCGCCCTGCTGTACGTGTACAACACGGGCTTCACCGAAGGCCGCGTGGGCTACGCCTCGACGGTCTCGCTGGTGCTGTTCGTGATGATCCTGCTGATCTCGCTGGTCTGGTTCGCCCTGGTACGCCGCGCCGAGAAGGAGAGCTGA
- a CDS encoding carbohydrate ABC transporter permease has translation MAASTSTSGLPTRKGLDGGSGDRRDGGLRGRLRPRAPEAAPMSGPMRAVGAERLFNRVALGVLIALALLWLVPLVWAFATSVRSADEIATDPTAWWSGSPTFEAYEDLLTGGKLPYWYVNSFITSALTTLLTVLTASLAAFALSRLRFRYRKPAFLLLLAGLMVPPQVLMIPQFLALQSTGMLNTYWAVVLPQVPNVVAVFVFKQFFDGIPEELTEAARADGASWLRTYWQIVMPLSKPAISAVTIFVFVWAWNNFLWPLLVVTDPEMMTLPVGLTSVQDAFGIPQAQLMASAVLGGVPLLTVFLLFQRRIVEGIAGTGLK, from the coding sequence ATGGCAGCGAGCACAAGCACAAGCGGTCTGCCGACCCGTAAGGGACTGGACGGCGGCAGCGGTGACCGGCGCGACGGCGGTCTGCGGGGCAGGCTCCGCCCGCGCGCGCCGGAGGCCGCGCCCATGTCCGGGCCGATGCGCGCTGTCGGCGCCGAGCGGCTCTTCAACCGGGTCGCGCTGGGCGTCCTGATCGCCCTCGCGCTGCTCTGGCTGGTACCGCTGGTCTGGGCGTTCGCGACCTCCGTGCGGTCCGCCGACGAGATCGCCACCGACCCGACCGCGTGGTGGTCCGGCAGCCCGACCTTCGAGGCGTACGAGGACCTGCTGACCGGCGGCAAGCTGCCGTACTGGTACGTCAACAGCTTCATCACCTCCGCGCTCACCACCCTGCTCACGGTGCTGACGGCCTCGCTCGCCGCGTTCGCGCTGTCCCGGCTCCGCTTCCGGTACCGCAAGCCGGCGTTCCTGCTGCTGCTCGCCGGGCTGATGGTGCCGCCGCAGGTGCTGATGATCCCGCAGTTCCTGGCGCTGCAGTCGACGGGGATGCTCAACACGTACTGGGCGGTGGTGCTGCCACAAGTGCCCAACGTGGTCGCCGTCTTCGTCTTCAAGCAGTTCTTCGACGGGATACCGGAGGAGCTGACGGAGGCCGCCCGTGCGGACGGCGCGAGCTGGCTGCGTACGTACTGGCAGATCGTGATGCCGCTGTCCAAGCCGGCCATCTCGGCCGTCACGATCTTCGTCTTCGTCTGGGCCTGGAACAACTTCCTGTGGCCGCTCCTCGTCGTCACCGACCCGGAGATGATGACGCTGCCCGTCGGACTCACCTCCGTACAGGACGCGTTCGGCATACCCCAGGCCCAACTGATGGCCTCCGCCGTGCTGGGCGGCGTGCCGCTGCTCACCGTGTTCCTGCTGTTCCAGCGCCGGATCGTGGAGGGCATCGCGGGCACCGGCCTGAAGTGA
- a CDS encoding alpha-N-arabinofuranosidase, which produces MPHPPADARFTIDPDFAIGAVDPRLYGTFVEHMGRCVYTGIYQPDHKTADAAGFRGDVAELVRELGTPLVRYPGGNFVSGYHWEDGVGPAADRPRRLDLAWRSIETNQVGTNEFLGWARDMGLEPMMAVNLGTRGIDAARALVEYCNVPGGTAWSDLRIKHGVSEPHAVKLWCLGNEMDGPWQTGHKTATEYGRLAAETGKSMHQVDPSIELVVCGSSNAEMPTFGSWEAEVLRHTYDEVDHLSLHAYYEEKGGDRASFLASGAHMDAYIADVVATADHVRAVRRARKRITLSFDEWNVWYADRFPGERKLDMAETPRLIEDTYSVTDAVVVGSLLISLLRHADRVAIACLAQLVNVIGPIRSEPGPNGASWRQASFHPFALTARHARGTVLRTEPSAGPRLDTAKYGEVDALDSVVTWDEETGALTVLAVNRDQEHGLTLRAALRGLPHDAYAVVEHLAIADDDPDAANTEAEPNRVVPRRIEGAQVTADGELEAALPPLSWNLLRLAPR; this is translated from the coding sequence ATGCCGCACCCCCCTGCCGACGCCCGGTTCACCATCGACCCCGACTTCGCGATCGGTGCCGTGGACCCACGCCTGTACGGGACGTTCGTCGAACACATGGGCCGCTGCGTCTACACCGGCATCTACCAGCCCGACCACAAGACCGCCGACGCCGCGGGCTTCCGCGGTGACGTGGCGGAGCTCGTACGCGAGTTGGGCACCCCGCTCGTGCGCTACCCCGGCGGCAACTTCGTCTCCGGGTACCACTGGGAGGACGGCGTCGGCCCCGCCGCCGACCGGCCCCGGCGGCTCGACCTGGCATGGCGCAGCATCGAGACGAACCAGGTCGGCACCAACGAGTTCCTGGGCTGGGCCCGCGACATGGGCCTGGAGCCGATGATGGCGGTCAACCTCGGCACCCGCGGCATCGACGCGGCCCGCGCCCTCGTCGAGTACTGCAACGTGCCCGGCGGCACCGCCTGGTCGGACCTGCGGATCAAGCACGGCGTCAGCGAGCCGCACGCCGTGAAGCTCTGGTGCCTCGGCAACGAGATGGACGGCCCCTGGCAGACCGGCCACAAGACGGCGACCGAGTACGGGCGGCTGGCGGCCGAGACCGGCAAATCGATGCACCAGGTCGACCCGTCCATCGAGCTGGTCGTGTGCGGCAGTTCGAACGCCGAGATGCCCACCTTCGGCAGCTGGGAGGCCGAGGTGCTGCGGCACACGTACGACGAGGTCGACCACCTGTCGCTGCACGCGTACTACGAGGAGAAGGGCGGGGACCGGGCCAGCTTCCTGGCCAGCGGCGCGCACATGGACGCGTACATCGCGGACGTGGTCGCCACGGCCGACCACGTGCGGGCGGTGCGCCGCGCCCGCAAGCGGATCACGCTGTCCTTCGACGAGTGGAACGTCTGGTACGCCGACCGTTTCCCCGGCGAGCGGAAGCTCGACATGGCGGAGACACCGCGGCTGATCGAGGACACGTACTCGGTGACGGACGCCGTCGTCGTCGGCTCCCTGCTGATCAGCCTGCTGCGGCACGCGGACCGGGTGGCGATCGCGTGCCTGGCCCAGCTGGTGAACGTGATCGGCCCGATCCGTTCCGAGCCGGGCCCGAACGGCGCGTCCTGGCGGCAGGCCAGCTTCCACCCCTTCGCCCTCACCGCGCGGCACGCGCGGGGGACGGTGCTGCGCACGGAGCCGTCCGCGGGGCCGCGGCTGGACACCGCCAAGTACGGCGAGGTGGACGCGCTCGACTCGGTGGTGACCTGGGACGAGGAGACCGGCGCGCTGACGGTGCTGGCCGTCAACCGCGACCAGGAGCACGGGCTCACGCTCCGGGCGGCGCTCCGCGGACTGCCGCACGACGCCTACGCCGTGGTGGAGCATCTGGCCATAGCGGACGACGACCCGGACGCGGCGAACACGGAGGCGGAGCCGAACCGGGTCGTGCCGCGGCGCATCGAGGGCGCGCAGGTCACGGCGGACGGCGAGCTGGAGGCGGCACTTCCGCCGCTGTCCTGGAACCTGCTGCGGCTCGCACCGCGATGA
- a CDS encoding S1 family peptidase has product MRITRIIPALLAALLAVLTLSSAATAAEDRAPAKVSGPQPIIGGQLAQEGPWAARLFSNGRQTCSATIIAPEWILTARHCVSGGGLSFRIGSLDQTSGGTMANGTQVHTHSSDLALVRLDRSVEATYAQLGDPGSVQNGQNVQVYGWGATSRCSPEINCQSQYLKYANVTVTGGCTDAYGGQAICARRGDGITAGGDSGGPMMANGVQVGVASTSDRQTTTAYTNVTAYRSWIQSIAGV; this is encoded by the coding sequence TTGCGAATAACCAGGATCATCCCCGCTCTTCTCGCCGCTCTGCTCGCCGTGCTCACCCTGTCCTCGGCCGCCACGGCGGCCGAGGACAGAGCACCCGCCAAGGTCAGCGGACCGCAGCCGATCATCGGCGGCCAGCTGGCACAGGAAGGCCCCTGGGCGGCGCGGCTGTTCTCCAACGGCAGGCAGACGTGTTCGGCGACGATCATCGCGCCCGAGTGGATCCTCACCGCCAGGCACTGCGTCAGCGGCGGCGGCCTGTCGTTCCGCATCGGCAGCCTGGACCAGACGTCCGGCGGCACCATGGCCAACGGCACCCAGGTCCACACCCACTCGTCGGACCTCGCCCTGGTGCGGCTCGACCGTTCCGTCGAGGCGACGTACGCGCAGCTCGGTGACCCGGGCTCGGTGCAGAACGGCCAGAACGTGCAGGTGTACGGCTGGGGCGCGACCTCGCGCTGCAGCCCGGAGATCAACTGCCAGTCGCAGTACCTGAAGTACGCGAACGTGACCGTCACCGGCGGCTGCACCGACGCGTACGGCGGCCAGGCCATCTGCGCGCGCCGCGGCGACGGCATCACCGCGGGCGGCGACTCCGGCGGCCCGATGATGGCGAACGGCGTGCAGGTCGGCGTCGCGTCCACCAGCGACCGGCAGACGACGACGGCGTACACGAACGTCACCGCGTACCGCTCCTGGATCCAGTCCATCGCGGGCGTCTGA
- a CDS encoding dihydrofolate reductase family protein, with the protein MGHDSTPDGPQQQVFAFLFCSLDGYHEGPDGELDFGLHDEEFFDWNLRQTREVGALLLGRRTYEHFAEVWPSAEAAERLPEIAAFMNAVPKTVVTGGGPVTPWEGTRVTDGSDLGAEVARLRAESTGDVAVFGSSGLTVTLLEQGLVDELRILLHPVLLGRGRSLYAGLSERVDLTPGAVTVFRSGNLLLRYRPPGRTGGPAVEG; encoded by the coding sequence ATGGGTCACGACTCGACGCCGGACGGCCCGCAGCAGCAGGTGTTCGCGTTCCTGTTCTGCTCCCTCGACGGCTACCACGAAGGGCCCGACGGCGAACTGGACTTCGGCCTCCACGACGAGGAGTTCTTCGACTGGAACCTGCGCCAGACCCGCGAAGTGGGCGCCCTCCTGCTGGGCCGGCGCACGTACGAGCACTTCGCCGAAGTCTGGCCCTCGGCCGAGGCCGCGGAGCGGCTGCCCGAGATCGCTGCCTTCATGAACGCCGTGCCCAAGACGGTGGTGACGGGCGGCGGTCCGGTCACCCCTTGGGAGGGCACCCGTGTCACCGACGGCAGCGACCTGGGCGCCGAGGTGGCCCGGCTACGGGCCGAAAGCACCGGTGACGTGGCGGTCTTCGGGAGCTCGGGGCTCACCGTGACGCTGCTCGAGCAGGGCTTGGTGGACGAGCTGCGGATCCTGCTGCATCCGGTGCTGCTCGGGCGCGGCCGGAGCCTGTACGCCGGGCTGAGCGAACGTGTCGACCTGACGCCCGGAGCGGTGACTGTGTTCCGTTCGGGAAACCTCCTGCTGCGCTACAGGCCGCCCGGCCGCACCGGAGGGCCGGCGGTCGAGGGCTGA
- a CDS encoding TetR/AcrR family transcriptional regulator produces the protein MSESGTGGTGRPGGAGDTGDTGAERPVRSKRSDARRNEKTLLDAAAAVFVTSGVEAPVRDIAAKAGVGMGTIYRHFPTRADLITAVYRHQVEALAEAGPALLESSTSPHAALGQWINLFVDFLVTKHGLAAVLRSDNAGFDRLHAYFLDRLVPVCAQLLDAAAAAGEVRSDLEAIQLMRGVGNLCIGAEHDPHYDARRLVEFLIAGLREPS, from the coding sequence TGCGGGCGACACGGGCGACACGGGTGCGGAGCGCCCCGTCCGGTCCAAGCGGTCGGACGCCCGGCGAAACGAGAAGACCCTGCTCGACGCGGCCGCCGCGGTCTTCGTCACCTCAGGTGTGGAGGCACCCGTACGCGACATCGCGGCCAAGGCCGGCGTCGGCATGGGCACGATCTACCGCCACTTCCCGACCCGCGCGGACCTGATCACCGCCGTCTACCGGCACCAGGTCGAGGCCCTCGCCGAGGCCGGCCCCGCGCTCCTGGAGAGCAGCACGAGCCCGCACGCCGCGCTCGGGCAGTGGATCAACCTCTTCGTGGACTTCCTGGTCACCAAGCACGGCCTCGCCGCCGTACTGCGGTCGGACAACGCCGGCTTCGACAGGCTGCACGCCTACTTCCTCGACCGCCTCGTGCCCGTATGCGCCCAGCTGCTCGACGCCGCGGCCGCCGCCGGTGAGGTCCGCTCCGACCTGGAGGCGATCCAGCTCATGCGCGGCGTCGGGAACCTCTGCATCGGCGCCGAACACGATCCGCACTACGACGCGCGCCGGCTCGTCGAGTTCCTCATCGCGGGACTGCGCGAACCGAGCTGA